In Monodelphis domestica isolate mMonDom1 chromosome 1, mMonDom1.pri, whole genome shotgun sequence, the sequence GTCAGTCCTTTTACATGTTTCTGAGTCATTGTGTggccccatttgggcttttttggcaaagacactagaatggtttgctatttccttctctagctcatattattgatgaggaaactgagacaaacaagattaagtgactagctcagggtcacatagctagtaagtatatgaggctggatatgaattcaagtcttcctgacttccagtgaggcactctatctactgagccacctagctgcctagtaaCACTGTAAAAAAGTGtttcaatagtctttttttttctcatcactcttactattcttctttcctcttccccaaaaTGAGAGAACAATTCCATCCATCATTCCAGTCTCCTGCCATTAAAGTGAAGGGAGAGGATGAATTTCTATCCATGTTTCCTGCCCTGAAGGGGAAGATTAGACACGCCATTTCTTCGACTCCAAGTTCTTGCTTCCTTGCCTGAACTGCCTGAAGCTCTGAAATGAATCCAACTTGAGTTCATAACTCTACTGGCATTGAAAATTGTTCTAAAAATTTCCCTTAATAATAAACAAACCCCCCAGTCATCCTCTCAGAAACCTCATAGGTCTTCATTCAGATCCTGTTTCCTACACATCACTGCCTGATTCCTTATTTCCACTCCCCTCAATTTACCCCACCAATGTCCCACCCCTTCCACTGTACCCTCTGGAATACCTGGACTATAGGCAACAAATTTGCTTTCAACTTGCTCCTAAATCAGTTTGTAGGAGCTGAGTGATCAATCTCCTATTTGGCAGCCCTCTTGGCAGGGAATATATTATTAGTTTCTGCAAACAGTTTCCTGGACACAGATTTTCtaatagaaggagaagaaataaatatctttttaaaaccatAATATCTTCAAAGGCTATTGAatcttattttttcacttttcctgCTTTTTCCATCTTCTGGCTCTTACTAAGACATGGTTCCCTCATGAGGACACGGGCTCCTTGGCCACCCTTTCCAATACTGACTACATTTTCATTCTCTCTGACTAGGAGCTGGGATGGGGGAGTTAGAATATTCCTTGTTTCCCACTGCTGCTTCGGGTTCTCTCTCTACCACCATCTCTCAATCCCCTCACCTCCTTTGAGGTTCACTCAATCATTATCTACTACCCACTCAAAATCCTGGTAGCTGTTGTCTATAGAGCTCCAAGACAcaattccctccttccttaatGGCTCATGATTTTTCCTTCCCATCTCCTGCCCTCATACTAGGGAAACTCAACATACCTGATGATATTCCCTCAAATACCCTAACCTCCCAGTTCCTCAGCTTACTCATTTCCCATACCTGACCTCTCTGCTTCACCTCAGTCACAACCAAAGATGGCCCTACTTATCATCACCCACTTGCCACTGTGGCACTTACATATTTATGAACTCTAAAATTCCCTTATCTGATCACAAGCTACTGGCATTCcatctctccttttgccttccaATACCAAATCCTGACCTTTGTCTACAATAGGATTTCTAGTCCCCCTATTCTACCTCTTTCCCAAATAATCACCCCTGTACTGGCTGTACTCATCTTTTGTACTCATCATCATTGTTTCCTCATCTTGATGTGTTGTTGAACCACATGAACTCTCCACTGTCCTCTTTAATCCCTTGTGCCCTTATCCTATCACTAATCTTGCTCTTCGAAGCCTCGGTCTTGAAGCACTCCCAACATCTGATGCCTTTTATCCCTTGCATGTGAATAAAATCATGCCACCCTCCTAACTGGTTGCACTATAGATTTATGTATAATAGCCTCAACTGAGCCATCATTCCTATGAGACAATCTTTTTACATCTCCCTAATTGACTCATTATCCAACTCATCAGTGACTCTTCCAAACTCTTCCAAACCTCCAGTGTCTCTCTTCACCAGTCGTCTCAGTGGAGaacctttcttcatattttatttaaaaagttgaGGCTATTTGCCAAgagctccctctcctcccctccttatCTCATATTACTGATGTGCCTTCTGCCTCTATCTCCTTCTTCACTTGTCTCATATAATGAAGTGGCCCTTGTTATAAGATCGACCCCTCTACATGAACAAGTGATCCAACTCCATTCCatcatctctctctgtccccaTCCTCTTACTTATCTTCAGTCTCTTTCGGTCTATTTATTGGCTGctttcctactgcctacaaaAACATTATGTGTCCCCAATCCTCCAAAAATCCACACTTAATCCATCCATTCCTATTTACCCTCACCCCATATCTCTCCTGACAACTGGGGCTAAAGTGCTGGAGAAGGACATTTACAATAAGTGCCTCCACTTTCCTCTGACTCTTTGTCTGAACTATTTACagtctggcttccaacctcattATTCAACCTAAACTACTCTCTCCCAAGTTACTAATATTGATTTAAGTGCCCAATGTAATGGCTTTTTCTTACAGCTTCTGATACTGTTGATCACtcttttctccttgatctcttttcttaGTTTTCAGGACTGTATCCTTTCTCGGTACTCCTGCGACCTCTTTGATTgctccttctcagtttcctcatccatgtcTTGCCTGATAATCACAGCTGTCCCATAGGGCACAGTCTTGGACCCTCTTCTCatgatctcatcagtttccatgGATTCATTTATCATCCCTATGTgaagattctcaaatctacttattcagtccAAACCCCTCTGCTTGACCTCCAGTCTTACATCTCCAAAGGCCTCCTGgccatctcaaactggatgtcctacAGACACCTTAAATTCAAcacatccaaaactgaactcattatctcccTTCTATCTAAAGTCTCGCCATTTCCAGACTTCCCTGTGACTGCCAATGATGCCGCCATTTCCCGAGTCCCCCAGGGTCACGATGTTAATGTCATCTTTAACTCCTCACTGTCTCTTATCCCCTATATCTAATTAGTTATCAAGTCCTGTTGTTTCTACCTTTGTAGCATCTCTCAAATACTCCCCTTCGCTCCTCTGACACCCATCTAGTCACACTTGGATGGCTGCAGTAGCCTATTGGTGGCTCTGTCTGCCACAAATCTCTTCTTCACTCCTGTCCATCCTACACTTAGCCAttaaagttattttcctaaagtcCAGAGCGGGGCATGCCATCTCCCTATTTAATAAACTCTAGGCTCTCTAATAACTGcagtttaaatataaatataattatatattacatataaattaaatataaatataaatagctccaatttaaaatataaaatcctggtTTGCATTCAAAGCCCTTAAAATCCTACCCTGACCCTccatttccagttttctcatattttattcCCCCACAAGTACTCTGCAgcccagtgacactggcctccttgatgtttctcaaacaagacactccatccccCAACTTGGGAATTTTCACAGGCATGCAATgttcttctcatctctgccttctgactTTCTTTGAGTCCTTGATAAAATCTTGTCTTCTTCAAGAAGCCCTTCCTAGGagacagctgggtaactcagtagattgagagctaggcctagaggtgggaggtcctaggttcaaatctagaaggtaagggtttaaaaaaagccatTCCTAATCCCcccttttctaattcattaattaattaagagtaattttccatggttccatgattcatgatctgcccccccccccttcctctctcctcctagagctgacaagcagttccactgggttatacatgcatcattgttcaaaacctatttccatgttattcatatttgcagtagagcgattTTCTAACGCCAAAactccaatcacatccccattaaACCTCATTATCAGTCATGttttttctgagtttctactcccacagttctttctctggatgtggatagcgttctttctcttaagtccctcagaattgtcctggatcactgcattgctgctagtagagaagtccattacatttgactgtaccacagtgtatccctctctgtgtacaacattctcctggttctgctcctctctctctgcatcacttcctggaggtccttccagttcacatggaattcctccagtttattattcctttgagcacatcaCCAACATACTGTGaaacttaaaaattctcagaccctacttcagaacacttggttaagaccattccccactttaaacaatgaagggacttagtcaggaatgtgagaactctaacattactccacccatacttaagcatactttaggggaagataaagttgtaaactccttactgaaaatgaaaagtacttaacccatacttatagtgaagcaaaaagctattttttaggaaggtgctaagtacctatgaaggtcaaattaatcactaaagggtcaagcaagcttagcaagaggtgtgaggttttagtctactcaggggtgaacttactcagaagttttaatctacccagagaagttgaaaatttttaagattcacaatataccacaatttgttcagccattccccaattgaggggcatcccctcgttttccaatttttggccaccacaaagagcgcagctatgaatattcttgtacaagtcttttcccttattatctctttggggtacaagcccagcagtgctatggctagatcaaagggcagacagtcttttatcaccctttggatatagttccaaattgccctccagaatggttgggtcagttcacaactccaccagcaatgaattaatgtcccaactttgccacatctctctctctctctctctctctctctctctctctctctctctctctctgtgtctctctctctgtctctgtctctgtctctgtctctgtctctgtctctctctcctcccccttacctttcatcttagaaacaatactgcatttcagttcccaggcagaacagtaagggctgggcaatgggagttaaatgacctgcccagggtcacacagctaagaagtgtctgaggtcaaatttgaactcaggccctcccatttctaggcctgactgtcaattcactgagccacctttcaATTCCTCTTAACTATTGTTCCTTCTACCTGTTGGTTTTAACTGAGTTtttaggagagggaagagaatgatgagaggaaagaaagttaGCAATAGTGATGCTGGAAAAAGGATGCTGAAACTTTTTTTAAgtgcacagaagagaacagaaggaagttcagaatgAAACAAGCAAGACCAGTGGCACAACTTGAAAAGTAATGCATAAAATTAATCATATACTTTTAAGGCCGGGGGAAAATAGAGATTCATAGTTTCATAAAAGATCCTCTTTTTGTGTTCTGTTATATGCTATGTGTCTGGAAATgctttctttaaacatttttttaaattaagttttggTGTTTAAGTTCaagattttaaaacttttttttttttaaattctgctcCCATCAGGCCAGGAGGAAGCCCCAGGGAAGTGAATCCTATCCTCCTGGCTCCAAGGAGCTGACATCAGAACTCCTTGACTCAAGCCAGCCCCAGGCTGTCCCATCCACCACTGAAGAGTAGAGCTACTCTTTCCTCCGGGACATCAGCCCCATCCACAgactctgggtccttgggaggAGAGAAACACCACAGAGGCCAGGCAGTTCTCAGTTTTGGAATTGTCCCTTGACTAGTGTCCCTTCCACGTGTCTCTTGCTACCAAATCCATTGTTCATAcccatttttattcctctttaatCTCTAAAACCAGGTTCTGGCAAAGTttagggaggaagggggagatgaAAAGGTTTAGGGTTATAAAATAAGCGGATGGGGAAAAGGTCCAGACTTCATGGCAGCAAGATTACAAAGGCCCAAGTTTGTAATTTCCTGCAAACTGAGAttcttaaatattatataatggaTGGGGCCTGACTGACCTGTGCCTAGGTGGGGACAAAGCAGGTCATAATTGTCACAATCatcaaaataaggataataatataaaaagCTGCCATTTATATAATACCACTTTACATACGTGATTTTATTTGAGTCTCCCAATAACCTCCTGAGCTGGCTATTATTCCTCCTACTTGAAAGAAGAGTAAACTGAAGGTCATACAGAAAGTAtctggggtaggatttgaacctaagactttctGGACTCCCAAGTCCTGCATCttctccctatttctctctctctctattctctctctctctctctctctctctctctctctctctctctctctctctctctctctctctctctctctctctctctctctctcctctctaactGGGTCTATTTTCAgacttgttctctctctctctcttacctagAATGGAAGTAAAGGGCTATTGATGATCATCATGGAAGCTCTGCCTCCTTCCCCAAGCCCTCTTTAAGCAGCTTGTTGATCCTATGCTCCCTGCTCTCAGGGACTCCTCATATTGGTGCCATATTCTTCCCATTAGgttgtgagctcctggagggcaggaactaGTGCTCAGCAGAGTGACTAGCACATAACAGATACTTTAAAAGGATTGAGGAGCAGCTAGCTatccacagtggatagagcaccagacttggagtctgGAGGATGTGGaatcaaatgtaacctcagacccttcctagctgtgtgaccctgggcaagtcacttaatccccatttctagcctagaattgatactaatatagaaaataagggtttaaaaaataaagactgaTTTATTGAGACCCTGATCAGTTTGAGACCAGTTACAAGTCAGGACTCCAGAGCTCAAACCATCTGTATGGCCCTAGagaagccacttaatcctgtatgcctcagtttcctcatctgtcaaatgaattggagaaggaaatgagaaaccactccagtatctaccAGCCTTATCCTCCCCTAGGTGAACACTGATATATCCAGCtaacttctttctctccttcaaaaATACCCTGCTACGAGAGTGAAAGAGCTCATACAAAGCCCCCACAGGATGAAGCTGTGGAATTTAGCATGAGGAAACGAAACTCAAATAGTTCTCCTTGCCCATGGTCATTTCCCCTTAAAGAGAAATGGATCCAGTCCTGATGGTGGGACTCCAAAAGAATGCCGCTCTTGGAGATCTGGGAGCCATTTAGGATAAGAAGGGCAAGAACGAAGTAGTCCTGCCCCCGCTCCCACCCCACACCTTGCTtgcacagttcctggtacatagtaggtacttcataaatgcttattggattgaaGTGAATTAAAAGAGCAAGAGAGACCAGGGCAAGAGCAGGTCAGGGTGCAGGTCTGGATGGTACAGCCTTCCAGCTCATTCTTGCTTCAGTGGGACTAGGGAAGGcaaagggtgggaaggagagccCTACTACAAACTGGGTATATTCAGTACTGAAGTCCACAGCACAGGGAAATAGAAAGACCTAAAGACCTGGGCTCAGATTCTGACTGGGAATCCAACCAAGTTCCTCTTCCTGGTCCTCAATTTCCCTGGCTGTATGGTAATGAGCTGGAGTTAGACCAAGATCATCTCAAGAACTCTAAATATTCTGCCAGCCTTTGGGAAGGATTCTGAGAAGGAGGAGACAGACTAAGGTTGGGCTAGAGATCAGGCAAtgaatgcatgtgtgtgtgtgtgtgtgtgtgggtgtgggtgtgtgtgtgtgtgtgtgagagagagagagagagagagagagagagagagagagcattgcCAGAGGTCTGTATGCAATTTGATTGATCACAAAATAAATACCTAATTACATCAGAGAGGAGAATTTTCTGGTGTTAAAAACGtgtccttattttaaaatatgtgtatgtgtgtacttcTATGagaatgtgtatgtatgcatgtatttacatatctctctctctctcttttttaatccctactttctgtcttagaagcaataatagtttcagttccaagacagaagagctgtaaggggtaggcaaactggggtcaagtgacttaggGTCACTTGtctgaaatgtctgaggctagatttgaatccaagatttcCTGTCTCctagtcactgagccacctagctgtccgcTATGTCTTTATCGCTTGATGGCTGAATGGTACAAGCCAAGAAGTGAGGGGCGGCTGATCCCACAATGCCCTGCCTGCTCCTCAGGGACTTTACCAAAGGGAGTGCCTAACTGGGTTACTCAGGAAAGAAAGCCAGAAAGATTGAACTCAAAGCTTCTCTAGGGGCTGTTAGGTAGTATAGTGGAGTCtttaggagttcaaatctggtctctgacacttgctagctatatgaccctggacaaatcacttaaccttgtctgcctcagtttcctcatcggtagaatgagttggagaaggaaatggcaaaccatttcagtatccctgccaagaaattcccaactggggtcacaaagagttggatatgactgaacatataattatttcaaaagaatgaaaatcttAATGGACCTTTAACAAGCAGGGCgaaaaaagtttatatttattcCTAAAGGTAACAGAGAACCACTGAGGTTTGAGTAGGGTAATGACATAGTCAGATGTtttatttaggaaaatcactttgacagctgggTGGACAATGGATTGTCCATTGTGGAAACTGTGTGGAAACTGGATTGGAGGCTGAGAGACTAATGAGGAGGCTGTTGCAATCATCTAGGTGAGAGCTCAGGGATATGGGTCAGAACCAGGATGGTGGCCCTGtaaatagagagaaggggaaaattctgagagatgttgtgaagggaGAAAGGGCAATATCTAGCAAGTTTTTGGATATGTGGGGAATATAATCTTCCAGACATAATTCTAGCCCTTTCTCCACACCTCCTTCCCCCCATCCTAGAACAAGTAAGCCTCTGGGCTTTCCCTTCGTTTCACAACCTGTACACAACAAAATTGCAATGTGAAACATTCTTCTTGTGGGGGCAGATTttaggaaacagagacagaggtgaTGTAACTGGTAGAGAGTAAGGTCTGAAAAATCTATACTACCAGAAAGTCAAGGACAAAGTATTTATGGCAGCACTTTTAGTGGGAGCAAAGTAGATGCTCAAAGATTAGGGAAGGTCCAAACAGGTcatgaatggaatagaatataCAGGGTcaacaagaaatgatgaaaatgaggaaCACAGAGaagcctagaaagacttatatgaactgaaacaCAATGAaataagaaccaggaaaacgaTATATCTTATGACTACAACAATGTTgatggaaacaataaaacaataaaaactgaAGGTCTTTAAATTTTAATAGCCAAAACTTGACTCCaaatcagagacagagatggtAAGACTTTTCCCTTCCATGCTTTGAAGAACTGGGGGACTAGATATGAAGGATTCTGCCAATAAAGTCATACTTTTTGATACATTGTTTAGTTTTGtggacattttctttcttcaaactTTATTCTAAAGGATGTCTTTCTGGAAGTGGGAGAGGAGGGGTGTAGCAGAAGAATACAGTgggaggaggcagttgggtggctcagtggattgagaaccaggactagagatgggaagttctgggatcaaatgtgacctcagacactttctagctgtgtgaccctgggcaagtcacttaacctccattgcccagaccttattactactcttctgccttagaaccaatacacagtaatgattctaagatggatggtaagggtttaaaaaacaagaagaatgcAGTCGGAAATAAAAGGtgatggaaaaacaaaggatagtggtaaaaagttattattatcattatttaaaagaacaaggggaaggagaagagagaaaaatattcttCAAGAATGGAGACAAAACTATGAGTAGTATTTTTCCTGCCTGGGATAAGCATCATCAAAAAcactctaaaataaaaaaaaaatttttttgttaaacccttaccttctgtcttagaatccagcaatcactctaatgcaaatattaataatatggaaataggtcttgaatgacacatgtaaaacccaatggagttGCTTTTTGCCTACAGGAGGAGGATGGAAGGAGGTGTGGGgggaggaagaacatgaatcatgtaatcatggaaaaatattctaaattaattaattaaataaaaatttaaaaaaaagggtaTGTGGTTTTATGGCCTTCAGGGCATAGAAATTGATCTCTAGAATGACTGTATCCATTCAccactccaccaacagtgtattagtgtcataCTTTTCCTGTATTCTCTccatgtttttcattttcctttttggccatATTAGCTAATTTGATGGATGTGATGTGGTATTTCAATGccgttttaatttgtatttatctaatgaatagtgatttggagtattttttcatatgaataaaaatatttttaatttcttcatctaaaaaaaaagaatccattagtatcagtttcaaggcaaagtggtaaggactaggcaattggggttaagtgacttgcccagggtcacccagctaggaagtctctgaggtcagatttgaatccaagatgcCCTGGCTCCAGGCtagactctttatccactgaaccctCAAATCAATTTTTATGACAAAGTGGGAGGGGCAGTTAAGGATCCCCAGGGCATCCATCCTCACAAGTCCCTGGGGCACAACTATTGACTGGAAGCACTTGACATTCAGTATCTTCCTAATGATTTTTGGTTACCTAGGTGTTCAGTTCATTAGGATCTGAGCTTTAGGACTGGACATAGATTTGGGTTGGGCTGGGTAGGAGGTGACTCATTTTGAAGCTCGAAGATGAGGGATTAATAAACCGggaggtcaaatactgaagctgaagctgaagCTGAAATCCTTTGGCCAAGGTCAGTGAGAAGACAGGACTCCTTAGAAAAGGctgaagacaaaaggagaaaggaacGGCAGAGGACGAGATGGATGCATAGTCATGGAAACGGCACATGAACTCGGCCAGACTTGGGGAGATGGTGGAGGACAGGAGGGCCTGGGGTGCCACGGTCCTTGGGGTCCCGAAGAACTGGGCACGAATGAATGACTGCCTACCACAAGAAAAGATCACAGCGAATAACTTACTGAGGATATAAATTCAGATGCTCTCATTCTGGAGGCTCGGTCCCTTCCTACTGCATTATTTTTTCCAGCTCTGGGGGCCTGGAGAGGCTGCCGGCCTCCTCTAAATTTCAGCACACTGGGCTAAGTCCTGACTGCTCAGTTATTCTTCTGGTGCTCCACCAGAACATAAGCATCTAGAGGGAAGTCATTCCGTCTGCGTTCCCAGCGTTCTTTCAGCCCAGCAAAGCCTGGCTGGTCGAAAAGATTGGAACCCTCGCGTAGGCTTCTCTGTACCCCTAGACTTGTCTGGAGTTGGGCACCCCAAAAGCTGACCTCCAGCCCAGGTAGCCTTAGGCGGCCTGCCCTACTTTCTCCAGGCAGGAGGCGGGGAACCTCTGCACTCGGGAGAAGAGCGGGGGCGGGGCCCAGGTGGGGCGGGCCTGGCGGGCGGGGCGGGGCCAGTCGCTCAGTCTAACCCTCGAGGGAGCGTCCCGGGAGCCGGGGCTCCGGAGCCAGCAGTCGCCGAGCGCCGGAGCTGGAGGTGATTTCGGGTTGGGGATGCTACAAGTACACATTCCTTCTGTGGGGCCGGAGGCAGCGGAGCCAGAGAGGAACCTGGAGAAAGGACACATGGTGAGTGCTGGGGCCGTCGCTTCCTCTGGGAAATGGGTCTCGGAGTTCCTTGCCTGGAGGATTTCAAAGCATCAGGGGACGGAAGGTAATCCTGGGCGCGGGGCGTTGGCTGTTACGGGAAGGGGAGACCTGAGTAGGAGCTGTGAAGAGGCGCTCCAACTAGTTTCATATCGAAGTTTCTCTCCCTCCGCCACTCGAGTTTGGGGACTTCATCCCTTTTGCATCTTTCTCCTGGATGTTAATTGAGAGGCCGGGGCGGGAGGACGGAAGGAAGATATTTCCGCGTCCGCCGACCCCAGCGGAGTTAGCGGCACTTAATTACATCCCAGCGGAGTGGGGAAATGGAGGTTGGAGGGGGAGCGGGGGTGGTCTTTGAACCTTGTAATTGATGAACTTTGCTCTGCTGGACTGAGGGGTGAAATTGTTTCTAACTTCTTCCCCGCCCCTCTCCTCGCTAGCTAgctagaagagggagaggaaagagaggtgaGCAGCTCTGTTAGGTGTCCCGGAGATCCCCCTAGAGCAGAGGCAGCTCTGAAAGGGCCTTTGTGAGGGAGGATGCCGGACTGCAGAAATTGGCTACTAGGAGAGGGTTGGAATTGAGTCCCCTCCCGCCCGCGCTGGGATAGGAAAAGACAAGCAGTGGGGACCCCTTAGTTCTTCCTGGCTATTCCTTTACATTCCCGGACTGGGTGGCTCACTTATTCTcattccttcctgcctcccttcaaCGCCTTTTAGGTGTTCAGGGTGGAGGTCCTCTGCAACGGGAGAAAGCACACCATTTATCGGCGCTACAGCGAATTCCATGCCCTGCACAAGCAGGTGAGAAGTAGGTTGTGCCTGCTCCCCGGGATACAGAGAACAGAATGGCGGGAGAACCCTACCTTCTCTTCTACCTGGGGCAAAACAGCCCTTCGTCGGGCTGGTACCCGGCGCTTTGCATCTGACACCCACCTTTCCTTCAAAACGCGAGTCCTTCACGGGTTGAAAAGGGGAACGTAGTGTTGGGCACAATGGGAGGATTCCAGTGTGGGGGCAAGTCAAGGTACACTGGAGCCTATGGAAAGATTTGGCTCTTTAGGTTCTTCTCTACCTACCCTTAGGAGTAGTCTCTCAGGGTATTTATTTAGCTTAAGAAGTCTGAATTTACTCTCTCCTCTACAGGAACCTACCCAGAAGAGGCAGAGTGGGGGTAAAGTTCTGGGAGGGTGGGTCTCTCTCTAGGGCCCCAGGTCTAGGCAGAACTGGGAGCTCTAAGCAGGTTTCTTATGGCTTTGGGCAGATTAAGAAGTCTTGCAAAGTGCCCGACTTTCCTCCCAAACGTGTACCTAACTGGAGGCACAAGGTTCTGGAGCAGCGACGACAGGGCTTAGAGGCTTATATCCAGGTGAGAAGGGCAGAGCTGGGCTTCTTTTTGTCTGGGAACTAACTTCAGATCTCAGTAGGAAATCTTTTTGGAGTGATCCTTTCACCACCAGGTTGTATGTCTGTTGTAATCATGGTTTTGTGATGATGACGACGACACCTGTGTAAGTGTTTATGTGGCTGGCCAACCCTCCTGTCTCTGAATCATGCCTGGAATCCAGTCCTTCCTCACCCCTTGTGGGATCCCAGTTTCCTTCATAAACCTGCTACATGAAGTCTTTTCTAACACCATCACCTTGGTTGTGGGGGCCATCCCATAACCACCTtatgtttctttctgttctttactGAGTATTGTGTACATATATGTCTCTTTCATtagaatgtaggctccttgagggcaggaactgtttcactctagtcttttttatttccaATGTATatcacagtaagcatttaataagtgtgtGTTGACTTTGTTCCCCAGGGTGTCCTGTATCTCAACCAGGAAGTCCCCAAGGAAGTGCTGGAATTCTTGAGACTTCGACATTTCCCTTCAGATTCCAAGACTAGCGACTTGGAGTGAGTGGATTCTGGAAGCTTAAAGGAGGGTGGGATAAGAAGGGTCCTCAGGAATGTCTTCAGACATCATATGTCATCAGTGGACATCTAGACCTGGAGGCAGGTAAATCCTGCATTGAGGCATCAGCCCAAATCTGTTTGTCTTTCTACCTGGGTTTGCTGCCCTTCCTTGAGGTTCTAACACTGGCCAAATAATATTTCTTCCATCACATAACTGATTCTTACCCCAGTACTGTTAGTATTTTTCCAGGTGGGCTCTTA encodes:
- the SNX22 gene encoding sorting nexin-22 — its product is MLQVHIPSVGPEAAEPERNLEKGHMVFRVEVLCNGRKHTIYRRYSEFHALHKQIKKSCKVPDFPPKRVPNWRHKVLEQRRQGLEAYIQGVLYLNQEVPKEVLEFLRLRHFPSDSKTSDLEAHLPHRPILKFHRDPYLQSPSLEPIPDVVVSGVLQGLYSGNGCPHVAQGKDPYFTPPLLQRRP